A DNA window from Ignavibacteriales bacterium contains the following coding sequences:
- a CDS encoding L-lysine 6-transaminase has translation MKLNIQPKDVESVIGKHMLVDVLDFIIDLKKSEGVYIWDSRSNRRLLDFFTFVASMPVGLNHPKMMTPEFKEKMAYVSINKPTNSDVYCVEMAEFVETFSRVAMPDYLPYVFFVEGGALGVENALKSAFDWKMRKNLAKGIYKGLQDESKMKVIHFRQAFHGRTGYTMSLTNTDPTKIDYYPKFQWPRIDNPVAKFPLNDENLKAVQQAEQNSINQIKDAINQYKNDIASIIIEPIQGEGGDNHFRKEFFEALRQIADENEIMLILDEVQTGIGLSGKMWAHQHFIKPDMISFGKKTQVCGFMSSKRIDEVKDNVFKVPSRLNSTWGGSLTDMVRSQKYLEIIEEDKLVDNARVVGEHLIGRLNELQTEFPKLVGNVRGKGLFSAFDLPSTAQRNELRKKASDKGLVILGSGSLAMRFRPPLTIQKNQIDEGVNILRSSLKEMKA, from the coding sequence ATGAAATTAAATATTCAACCTAAGGACGTGGAATCCGTAATCGGCAAGCATATGCTTGTTGATGTTCTTGATTTTATTATCGATCTCAAAAAAAGCGAAGGTGTTTACATCTGGGATTCCAGATCGAACCGCCGCTTGCTCGATTTCTTTACGTTCGTTGCCTCGATGCCGGTCGGTTTGAATCATCCGAAAATGATGACGCCGGAATTCAAAGAAAAAATGGCGTATGTTTCAATCAACAAACCAACCAACTCCGATGTCTATTGCGTTGAGATGGCGGAATTTGTTGAAACTTTTTCGCGTGTTGCTATGCCCGATTATTTGCCGTATGTTTTCTTTGTAGAAGGTGGTGCTCTTGGTGTAGAGAATGCACTCAAATCAGCATTCGATTGGAAGATGCGTAAAAATCTTGCAAAAGGAATTTACAAAGGATTGCAGGATGAATCGAAGATGAAAGTGATCCACTTCCGTCAAGCGTTCCATGGAAGAACCGGCTACACAATGTCTTTAACGAACACCGATCCAACTAAGATCGATTACTACCCGAAATTCCAGTGGCCCCGCATAGATAATCCGGTGGCAAAATTTCCGCTGAATGATGAAAACCTGAAAGCGGTTCAGCAAGCGGAACAAAATTCTATCAACCAAATTAAAGATGCGATCAATCAATATAAAAATGATATTGCTTCGATCATCATTGAACCGATACAGGGAGAAGGCGGAGATAATCATTTCAGGAAAGAATTCTTCGAAGCACTTCGCCAAATTGCAGATGAAAATGAAATCATGTTGATACTCGATGAAGTGCAAACCGGAATCGGACTTTCGGGTAAAATGTGGGCGCACCAGCATTTTATTAAACCGGACATGATTTCTTTCGGAAAGAAGACGCAAGTATGCGGATTTATGTCGAGCAAACGGATTGATGAAGTGAAAGATAATGTTTTCAAAGTTCCAAGCCGGTTGAATTCTACATGGGGCGGCAGTTTAACCGATATGGTTCGTTCACAGAAATATCTCGAAATTATCGAAGAAGATAAACTTGTTGATAACGCACGTGTAGTTGGAGAGCATTTAATCGGTCGATTAAATGAATTGCAAACTGAATTTCCCAAACTTGTTGGTAATGTTCGAGGTAAAGGACTCTTTTCTGCATTCGATCTTCCTTCAACCGCTCAACGTAATGAATTAAGGAAGAAAGCATCGGATAAAGGTTTGGTGATCCTGGGAAGCGGCTCTTTAGCAATGCGTTTCCGTCCGCCGCTCACAATCCAGAAAAATCAGATTGATGAGGGAGTGAATATTTTACGAAGTTCTTTGAAGGAAATGAAAGCGTAA
- a CDS encoding PAS domain S-box protein yields the protein MNKQIINILLVEDNPAEAELLQECLREGEHETYNITHTDRWSDAHKLTNRHNFDIILLDLSLPDTEGIETVKLAINAAPYRPIIALTEINDNGISVQALQAGAEDYLVKGKTDCYMITRSIRYAIERKRVETLLRISEERYRTFFENTEDVFYRTDMRGIIKFISPSVKNYGYTVEEVIEKDVRLFYENPDYREILVETLMKEKSVHDLELVLKRKDNSQVHVSVSAVLIPNTEGKPLFIDGILRDITDRKKSDKALRESEKLLAESQRIARLGSWSFTVANGTLRWSDTMYDIYGVDREKFHLSIESFIYLIHAEDRVLMHQWIDRTMRGEKTGELDFRIILPNGNIRYLRGNGAAIFDANGNPLQVTGTAQDITERKRNEEALHDRERQLAISMSNLPGLAYRCKNDQNWTMEFVSEGSIKLTGYYPEDLINNNKISYGDLIHSEDRQMVWQKVQDAVEKKDSYQIIYRIITAQGNEKWVWEQGRGVFMEDGDLSFLEGFVSDITEQKRAEQELTLRANLLDAANDSIILHDFDGNLIYVNEAACKLRGYTRDEIMKMNLQDLMTEKYRKIFPPRLRELREKGSIRVESAHYRNDKTVIHNEVSARTIELDGKQVVMSIGRDTTAQKKTEEELKISEQQYRDLFFNNPQPMWVYDRVSLSFVAVNEAAIRHYGYSQEEFLSMTLKDIRPAKDVPKLLQNVASIDTPFQTSDSWQHKKKDGTIIDVEITSHSIEWNGRPARIVIADDVTQRKQAEESLRISEESYRTVFENSVLGLYRTLPDGRILMVNPALSKMLGFSSGEEMQQHNLEKNGFHPEYSRSTFKERMEKEGLVIGLESIWIKKDETQIYVRESAKAVRDPSGNILFYEGTVEDITDRIKAESELNKLKQAIEQSPASVIITDLEGKIQYVNTKFTQLTGYTSAEVIGKNPRILKSDEKPSEDYKQLWDTITSGKEWKGEFHNRKKNGEFYWESASISPIKDSTGQITHYLAVKEDITEKKLLELQLLRAQRIESVGTLAGGVAHDLNNVLAPILLSIDFLKKSIPDERSLRMLEAIETSAQRGSAIVKQILGFARGVQGESVLIQFRHIISEISSIIKGTFPKSITIKEEVPKNIWTIIGDPTNLHQVLLNLCVNARDAMPNGGSIFIKAENKFIDEQYTRMSINAKPGRYVLLSVEDNGSGMPPAVLERIFEPFFTTKEIGKGTGLGLSTVHAIVKSHGGFVNVYSEVGKGTTFRIYLPAAKETSETKPKSNDVKEMFLGNGELILVVDDESSIQQITKHTLEANGYHIITGSDGTEAIALFASRKEEIALVLTDMVMPIMDGPSTIKVLRKIKPDVKIIASSGFNPDGTQATSIELGLDAFLTKPYNAQKLLEVIHSVLHKD from the coding sequence ATGAATAAGCAAATAATAAACATATTACTAGTTGAAGATAATCCGGCAGAGGCAGAGTTGCTGCAGGAATGTTTAAGAGAAGGTGAACATGAAACGTATAATATTACTCACACAGATCGCTGGAGTGACGCACATAAATTAACCAACCGGCATAATTTTGATATTATTTTACTCGATCTTTCACTTCCCGATACGGAAGGTATAGAGACTGTCAAACTTGCTATCAATGCTGCTCCATACCGGCCAATTATTGCACTAACCGAAATCAATGACAACGGAATTTCAGTCCAAGCATTACAAGCAGGTGCCGAAGATTATTTAGTCAAGGGTAAAACAGATTGTTACATGATTACTCGGTCAATCCGATATGCCATCGAGCGAAAACGAGTAGAAACACTGCTGAGAATCAGTGAAGAAAGATACAGGACATTTTTTGAAAACACTGAAGATGTATTTTATCGAACAGATATGCGGGGTATAATTAAGTTCATCAGCCCTTCAGTAAAAAATTACGGTTATACAGTTGAAGAAGTAATTGAAAAAGATGTGCGATTATTTTATGAAAATCCGGATTACCGCGAAATTCTGGTAGAAACACTGATGAAAGAAAAATCGGTTCACGACCTAGAGCTTGTGTTAAAGCGAAAAGATAACTCGCAAGTTCACGTTTCTGTTAGTGCAGTCTTGATACCGAATACTGAAGGTAAGCCATTATTTATAGACGGGATATTACGGGATATCACCGATCGAAAAAAATCGGATAAAGCTTTGCGTGAGAGCGAAAAACTCCTGGCTGAAAGTCAAAGAATCGCTCGCCTTGGAAGCTGGAGTTTCACTGTCGCAAATGGAACTCTTCGCTGGTCGGATACAATGTATGATATATATGGAGTGGATCGAGAAAAATTTCATCTTTCAATCGAATCATTCATCTATTTGATTCACGCCGAAGACAGAGTTTTGATGCATCAATGGATCGATCGAACGATGAGAGGGGAAAAAACCGGAGAACTAGACTTTCGAATAATTCTCCCGAACGGTAATATTCGATATCTAAGGGGAAACGGCGCAGCGATATTTGACGCAAACGGCAATCCGCTTCAAGTGACCGGAACCGCACAAGATATTACTGAACGTAAACGAAATGAAGAAGCTTTACATGACAGAGAGCGCCAGCTTGCAATATCAATGAGCAATTTACCGGGTTTGGCTTATCGCTGTAAGAATGATCAGAACTGGACCATGGAATTCGTTAGTGAAGGCAGCATCAAGTTGACAGGGTATTATCCTGAGGATCTTATCAACAATAATAAAATATCGTATGGGGATCTAATTCACTCTGAAGATCGTCAGATGGTATGGCAGAAAGTACAAGATGCAGTAGAAAAGAAGGACTCTTATCAAATTATTTATCGAATCATCACTGCTCAGGGCAATGAGAAGTGGGTTTGGGAACAAGGTCGTGGTGTATTCATGGAGGATGGGGATCTATCTTTTTTAGAAGGTTTCGTATCCGATATTACAGAACAAAAGCGGGCGGAACAAGAATTAACACTCAGGGCAAACCTGTTGGATGCGGCGAACGACTCGATAATCCTACATGATTTCGATGGTAATCTAATCTATGTAAATGAAGCAGCTTGTAAGCTTCGCGGTTATACACGTGACGAAATAATGAAAATGAACTTGCAAGATTTAATGACTGAAAAGTATCGTAAGATCTTTCCACCACGATTAAGAGAATTACGAGAAAAAGGGAGCATCCGTGTTGAATCTGCCCACTATCGTAACGATAAAACCGTAATACATAATGAGGTGAGTGCACGGACTATCGAATTGGATGGCAAACAAGTGGTTATGAGCATCGGGCGTGATACCACTGCCCAGAAAAAAACCGAAGAAGAATTAAAAATTTCCGAACAGCAATACCGTGACCTCTTCTTTAATAATCCTCAACCGATGTGGGTATACGATCGAGTATCTCTGTCTTTTGTTGCTGTCAATGAAGCAGCTATAAGACATTATGGTTATTCTCAAGAAGAATTTTTATCCATGACGCTCAAAGACATCCGCCCTGCGAAGGATGTACCTAAACTGTTGCAAAATGTCGCATCAATTGATACACCATTTCAAACGAGCGATAGCTGGCAGCATAAGAAAAAAGACGGCACAATCATCGATGTAGAAATAACATCACATAGCATTGAATGGAATGGACGGCCAGCAAGGATAGTAATTGCAGACGATGTTACTCAGCGTAAACAGGCAGAAGAATCATTAAGGATTAGCGAAGAAAGTTACAGAACTGTTTTTGAAAACTCTGTGCTTGGTCTATACCGGACATTACCCGACGGCAGAATACTTATGGTAAATCCTGCACTTTCCAAGATGCTTGGATTTAGTTCAGGTGAAGAAATGCAGCAGCACAATTTAGAGAAGAATGGTTTCCACCCTGAATATAGCCGTTCAACATTTAAGGAACGAATGGAAAAAGAAGGATTGGTGATTGGGCTTGAATCTATATGGATAAAAAAAGATGAAACTCAAATTTATGTACGCGAAAGTGCCAAAGCAGTGAGAGATCCTTCCGGCAACATTCTTTTCTACGAAGGAACAGTTGAAGATATAACAGATCGTATAAAAGCGGAAAGCGAACTGAACAAACTTAAACAAGCAATCGAACAAAGTCCTGCTTCTGTTATTATTACGGATTTAGAAGGAAAGATACAATATGTTAATACCAAATTTACACAGCTCACAGGTTATACATCCGCTGAAGTGATCGGTAAGAATCCAAGGATATTAAAGTCCGATGAAAAACCGTCTGAAGATTATAAACAATTATGGGATACAATCACCTCAGGCAAAGAATGGAAGGGAGAATTCCACAACCGAAAAAAGAACGGTGAGTTTTATTGGGAATCCGCATCAATCTCTCCGATAAAGGACTCAACCGGTCAAATAACACATTATCTCGCTGTGAAAGAAGATATCACGGAGAAGAAATTGCTCGAACTGCAACTCTTACGGGCACAGCGAATAGAAAGTGTCGGTACTTTAGCCGGCGGGGTTGCGCACGATCTGAATAATGTCTTGGCTCCCATCTTGCTTTCCATCGATTTCCTTAAAAAATCAATTCCTGATGAAAGAAGTCTAAGAATGCTTGAGGCAATAGAAACCAGTGCACAGCGTGGTAGTGCAATCGTCAAGCAGATCCTTGGTTTTGCACGAGGAGTTCAGGGTGAGAGTGTACTCATTCAGTTTAGACATATTATCAGCGAAATAAGCAGCATCATCAAGGGAACTTTTCCAAAATCTATAACAATAAAAGAGGAAGTTCCAAAAAACATCTGGACTATTATTGGTGACCCGACAAATCTGCATCAGGTACTTTTGAATTTGTGCGTTAATGCACGAGATGCAATGCCAAATGGCGGATCTATATTCATCAAAGCTGAAAATAAATTCATCGACGAACAATACACCCGTATGAGCATCAATGCAAAACCGGGCCGCTATGTATTGTTAAGCGTTGAAGATAATGGAAGCGGAATGCCACCTGCCGTTTTAGAACGTATTTTTGAACCATTTTTTACTACCAAGGAAATTGGTAAGGGCACAGGACTCGGACTTTCAACTGTCCACGCCATAGTTAAAAGTCACGGTGGTTTTGTAAATGTGTATAGCGAGGTTGGTAAAGGAACAACATTCAGAATCTACTTACCAGCCGCAAAAGAGACCAGTGAAACCAAACCGAAATCAAACGATGTTAAAGAAATGTTCCTTGGCAATGGAGAGTTAATCCTGGTGGTAGATGATGAAAGTTCAATTCAGCAAATCACTAAACATACTCTTGAGGCAAATGGTTATCACATAATTACAGGATCGGATGGTACGGAAGCTATCGCGCTTTTCGCTTCAAGAAAAGAGGAAATCGCGTTGGTGTTGACCGATATGGTAATGCCGATTATGGATGGACCGAGTACAATTAAAGTCCTTAGGAAGATAAAACCCGATGTAAAGATTATTGCTTCAAGCGGATTTAATCCCGATGGTACACAAGCGACGAGTATTGAGTTGGGTCTTGATGCTTTCCTAACAAAGCCCTACAATGCACAGAAACTTTTAGAGGTAATACATTCTGTTTTACACAAAGATTAG
- a CDS encoding RHS repeat protein, with translation MKKIIFLFILIQLMPSSVLAQSQGYGNDWVIFDDTYGDIGLARPWYIDVGDGDNAAYPRGNVIGAGGLQVNTCTGNLFLTRSDLYIPSRGIDLNIKFSYNSGETKYNYGYGAGWTHTFNILYERFGSDICVKRWDGNRDTFKFSSGYYTPPLGCYDSLTQYSSGKFRLRMKYGGEIFFDDSTHGKVTRIRDRNGNTISITYSGGYPRVITDANGRRLSFSWSGGKMTQLRDSISSPQRTISYQYNADGDLILVTDPMGNSIKYGYDYAKRLTLMTDPMSTHFYITYDDSGAVTRIQSLLSDEIFSYNSTSHITTCTKDGTIQTYTYDGMNRLTEIAGACCGYLSQFVYDSFNNITSLTDANGYITIYTYDSRGNRLTETDPLTHTTTFTYEPVFNQVTGVTDKNGNITTYTYDSKGNCTGINKPLGITLSYTYDSYGNMATSVDGRGLTTTFTYDGNNRLTTVTHPIGTESFMYDNSGNILSYTDANGNATNYTYDYLNRRLTEQNALGEQTSFSYDANGNVLTLTSANGNQYDYTYDGLNRKLTETDGLGTVQSYSYDAAGNLASSRDGNGITTTFTYDGNNRLTAKTRSGVTESYTYDAGGRMLTSTEGNGNTTDYTYDGMNRKLTSSIGGITVSYTYDAGGRILTSIDGKGNSTNFTYDGLNRKITETYPDGRTINYTYDGNDNIINRTNPDGKTTNYTYDGLNRLTLRDFPGANDDHYTYDAGGRMLTATNNNADGGWTYDMINRKLTETVNGHTTHYSYNTATRNRTITYPGGTVVQETRNLRERIVSVSRDGINVGFAYDPGNRLSRITHQEGGELRTDYNYNNRDLVTAITRSYFGVLMDSVGYEYDNADNLKVFRNAIRSEVYGYNELNWLTSFKRGSLVGNDIPSPTDSSLYSYDNAGNWTSVDHHGTTTYTSNNLNQYTTIAPGGTLTYGPKGNLGTGINFTGSYDQENRLTTGTDSTEEIWGNYIYDALGRRVKKETIAGIINYYYDGYRIIEERNGADIVTATYTFGDEGIDDLLSLTHDGTTYYYVKNTLGSVVAMMNSVGAAVERYEYDAWGQTTIWDGNYSVQRDSSHIGNRFMFTSREYDAEIGMYNYRAREYDPELGRFLQRDPIVSDENVGLYSYVNNNPISGFDPLGLANSGPYGQSLSNLDDNGIVAVKYPYHRYLPQQNSHRKEHCPGGHCFVPGKCHACCGHGQHADCSNGNCECHENEKKIDWGKIILETEKIIVDILKIYL, from the coding sequence ATGAAAAAAATAATCTTTCTATTCATCTTAATCCAACTGATGCCAAGTTCAGTTTTGGCTCAATCTCAAGGGTACGGCAACGATTGGGTAATTTTTGATGACACGTACGGTGATATTGGCCTTGCGCGACCATGGTATATTGATGTTGGAGATGGGGACAACGCTGCGTATCCCAGGGGGAATGTCATCGGCGCCGGTGGTCTGCAGGTTAATACATGCACCGGTAACTTGTTTCTAACCCGATCGGATTTGTATATCCCGTCGAGAGGCATCGATCTTAACATCAAATTTTCCTATAACAGCGGTGAGACCAAATACAATTATGGTTATGGTGCCGGATGGACGCACACATTCAATATCTTATATGAAAGATTCGGCTCGGATATATGTGTAAAGCGATGGGACGGTAATAGAGACACATTTAAATTTTCGTCGGGGTATTACACCCCTCCCCTCGGATGTTATGATTCACTGACACAGTATTCTTCCGGGAAATTCCGGCTTCGCATGAAATACGGTGGAGAGATATTCTTCGACGATTCGACACACGGTAAAGTCACCAGAATCCGTGACCGGAATGGAAATACGATAAGCATTACCTACTCAGGAGGCTACCCTCGAGTTATAACCGATGCCAACGGTCGCCGCCTTTCATTTAGCTGGTCCGGTGGTAAGATGACACAACTTCGCGACTCAATTTCATCCCCTCAACGTACCATATCTTATCAGTATAATGCGGATGGTGACCTTATTCTTGTTACTGATCCAATGGGAAATTCCATCAAGTATGGTTACGATTACGCGAAACGACTTACACTTATGACCGATCCGATGTCTACACACTTCTATATAACGTATGATGATAGTGGAGCAGTTACAAGAATACAATCTTTGCTCTCGGATGAGATTTTCAGCTATAACAGTACATCACATATAACAACCTGCACCAAGGATGGCACTATTCAAACGTACACGTACGACGGTATGAACCGCCTTACCGAAATTGCAGGTGCTTGCTGCGGATACCTCAGCCAGTTTGTGTACGATTCATTTAATAATATAACCTCGTTAACTGATGCAAACGGATATATCACAATATATACTTATGACAGCCGCGGCAACCGGCTCACAGAAACTGATCCGCTCACACATACGACCACGTTCACATACGAACCGGTGTTCAACCAAGTAACAGGGGTGACAGATAAGAATGGGAATATTACTACCTACACCTATGATTCGAAAGGAAACTGTACGGGTATAAACAAACCGCTTGGCATCACCCTCAGCTACACGTATGATAGTTATGGGAACATGGCAACATCCGTTGATGGACGCGGTCTTACAACAACGTTCACATATGATGGTAACAATCGCTTGACCACAGTGACACATCCCATCGGAACAGAAAGCTTTATGTATGACAACAGTGGGAATATACTTTCCTACACCGATGCAAACGGAAATGCAACTAACTATACGTACGATTATCTGAACCGGCGTTTAACAGAACAGAATGCTCTCGGTGAGCAAACATCGTTTTCGTATGATGCGAATGGTAACGTTTTGACTCTAACATCTGCCAACGGCAATCAATACGATTATACATACGACGGGCTCAATAGAAAATTGACCGAGACGGACGGTCTCGGCACGGTGCAATCCTACAGCTACGATGCCGCGGGTAATCTTGCTTCCTCGAGAGATGGCAACGGCATCACAACAACTTTCACATATGACGGCAATAATCGGCTTACCGCGAAAACCAGAAGCGGAGTTACCGAATCGTATACCTACGATGCAGGTGGGCGCATGCTTACATCAACCGAAGGTAATGGAAATACTACGGATTATACTTATGATGGCATGAATCGTAAACTCACTTCTTCAATAGGTGGGATCACAGTATCATACACGTACGATGCGGGTGGGCGTATACTTACATCGATTGACGGGAAAGGGAATAGTACAAATTTCACATACGATGGGCTCAACCGCAAGATAACAGAGACGTATCCTGATGGTCGTACAATTAATTACACGTACGATGGCAATGATAATATTATTAATCGAACAAATCCCGATGGTAAGACGACAAACTATACATACGATGGATTGAACCGTTTGACACTACGAGATTTCCCCGGAGCGAATGATGATCACTACACTTACGATGCCGGTGGAAGGATGTTGACAGCAACTAACAATAATGCAGATGGTGGATGGACGTATGACATGATTAACCGCAAACTGACCGAAACAGTAAACGGACATACTACACATTACTCCTACAACACTGCCACCCGAAATCGAACAATTACATATCCAGGCGGTACAGTTGTTCAGGAAACTCGCAACTTGCGTGAGAGAATCGTTTCCGTCTCGCGTGATGGCATCAATGTGGGTTTCGCATACGATCCGGGTAACCGGCTTTCCAGGATAACACATCAAGAAGGTGGCGAGTTGCGGACTGATTACAATTACAACAACCGCGATTTAGTTACTGCCATCACTCGGAGTTACTTCGGTGTATTAATGGACAGTGTCGGTTATGAGTACGATAATGCCGACAACCTCAAAGTTTTTCGCAACGCCATTCGATCCGAGGTGTATGGCTATAACGAACTCAACTGGCTTACTTCGTTCAAGCGGGGCAGTTTAGTTGGGAACGATATTCCCTCTCCAACGGACAGTAGCTTGTATAGTTATGACAATGCAGGTAACTGGACTTCTGTTGACCATCACGGGACGACAACATATACTAGTAACAATCTTAATCAATACACTACAATCGCACCAGGCGGGACGCTGACTTATGGACCAAAAGGGAATCTCGGAACTGGTATTAATTTTACCGGATCGTACGATCAGGAAAACCGTCTAACAACGGGAACCGATTCAACAGAAGAAATATGGGGAAACTATATATATGATGCTCTGGGACGTAGAGTAAAAAAAGAAACAATTGCCGGCATCATCAATTACTATTATGATGGTTACAGGATAATCGAAGAGAGAAACGGAGCTGATATAGTCACTGCAACTTACACCTTTGGCGATGAAGGAATTGACGATCTTCTTTCGCTCACCCACGATGGAACAACGTATTACTACGTGAAAAACACTCTCGGTTCGGTTGTTGCGATGATGAACTCTGTTGGTGCTGCTGTAGAGCGGTACGAGTATGATGCATGGGGACAGACGACAATCTGGGACGGCAACTATTCAGTACAAAGAGATAGTTCACACATCGGTAACCGCTTCATGTTTACCAGTAGAGAGTACGATGCCGAGATCGGGATGTACAACTACCGTGCGCGGGAGTATGATCCTGAGCTTGGAAGATTTTTGCAGAGAGATCCGATTGTATCTGATGAGAATGTCGGACTTTACAGCTATGTAAATAATAATCCAATATCGGGATTTGATCCTTTAGGATTGGCCAATTCAGGCCCTTATGGCCAAAGCCTTTCTAACTTAGATGATAATGGAATAGTGGCAGTAAAGTATCCATATCATCGATATCTACCACAACAAAATTCACATCGTAAAGAGCATTGCCCAGGTGGACATTGCTTTGTACCAGGTAAATGTCATGCATGCTGTGGCCACGGGCAACATGCTGATTGTTCGAATGGCAATTGCGAGTGTCATGAAAATGAAAAGAAAATAGACTGGGGAAAGATCATTCTAGAGACTGAAAAAATAATTGTTGATATTTTAAAAATATATTTATAA
- a CDS encoding response regulator transcription factor, producing MNKFSRNVRVMIADDHGIVRDGVRSVLTAELKMEVVGEAVDGLHAVQLARELQPDLIIMDINMPGMNGIEATRTICHEMPDVKIVVLSMHSDKRYVMEMLSLGVSAYLLKDCARKELTVAIDKVLHQKTYISPDIGINVIRDCLEQLGMKEPTAFSPLSPRERQVLKLVADGRQNKEIADYLNMSVKTVEGHRQNIMQKLNLHTVAELTKYAIREGITSSDK from the coding sequence ATGAATAAATTTTCGCGTAATGTTCGCGTCATGATAGCCGACGATCACGGGATTGTTCGTGATGGTGTCCGCAGTGTATTGACCGCGGAATTAAAAATGGAGGTTGTTGGTGAAGCGGTGGACGGTCTGCATGCTGTCCAACTAGCGCGTGAACTTCAACCCGATCTGATTATTATGGATATTAATATGCCGGGTATGAACGGTATTGAGGCAACCCGTACCATCTGCCATGAAATGCCGGATGTGAAAATTGTCGTGCTTTCCATGCATTCCGACAAACGTTATGTTATGGAGATGCTCAGTCTTGGCGTTTCAGCATATCTGCTCAAAGATTGTGCACGGAAAGAATTAACTGTTGCTATCGATAAAGTTCTCCATCAAAAGACGTATATCAGTCCAGACATAGGTATCAACGTCATTAGGGATTGCCTTGAGCAGTTAGGGATGAAGGAACCGACAGCGTTTTCGCCACTTTCACCGAGGGAACGACAGGTGCTCAAGCTCGTCGCCGACGGTAGGCAAAATAAAGAGATTGCAGATTACCTAAATATGAGTGTTAAAACCGTGGAGGGACATCGCCAAAACATAATGCAGAAGTTGAATCTGCATACGGTTGCAGAGTTGACGAAATACGCAATTCGCGAGGGAATAACAAGTTCGGATAAATGA
- a CDS encoding T9SS type A sorting domain-containing protein gives MKNNCKSRVEKFSLYVFVLIALQLIISINTNAQGCGTSYTTGGAQGGGYASGGNAQYVPTASTDTMYPSGRWNMVSVARVVEDFTPNVLFPSAISKPFWFKGGYTIKSILKNGEGYWLKFPPSQEIPISGYDLTTIAIPVDEGWNMIGTISVPLPTSSIISDPPGMITSQFFGYDSGGGYHHYDTLLPNKGMWIKVSNPGTLILSTSNTPEMLTKNAIKVVPTNELPPPPPDGSVINEVGIPNEYALGQAYPNPFNPSTCIKYELPSDSKISLKIYDLLGQVIAILKEGIEQSGYKSVEWNASSVSSGIYFYKLEATSITDPGKSFMQVKKMILLK, from the coding sequence ATGAAAAATAATTGTAAATCACGAGTAGAAAAATTTAGTTTGTATGTTTTTGTTCTGATTGCATTACAATTAATAATATCTATTAATACAAATGCACAAGGGTGCGGTACAAGCTACACCACAGGAGGTGCTCAAGGTGGCGGCTACGCTAGTGGTGGTAATGCACAGTATGTACCAACTGCATCAACAGATACCATGTATCCAAGCGGAAGATGGAATATGGTCTCTGTTGCGCGTGTTGTTGAGGATTTTACACCCAACGTTCTATTCCCATCGGCAATCTCGAAACCGTTTTGGTTCAAAGGGGGTTATACGATAAAATCAATACTTAAAAATGGGGAAGGGTACTGGTTAAAATTTCCACCATCGCAGGAGATACCGATCAGTGGATACGATCTAACAACAATTGCGATACCGGTTGATGAGGGCTGGAACATGATAGGTACTATCTCTGTCCCATTACCAACGTCTTCAATTATCAGCGATCCACCTGGTATGATAACCAGTCAATTCTTTGGTTATGATTCCGGAGGCGGATACCATCATTATGACACACTCTTACCAAACAAAGGCATGTGGATCAAAGTAAGTAATCCCGGGACATTGATTCTTTCAACGAGTAATACACCAGAAATGCTCACAAAAAATGCAATCAAGGTTGTGCCAACCAACGAACTACCTCCACCCCCACCGGATGGAAGTGTCATAAATGAGGTTGGGATACCAAATGAATATGCTCTTGGTCAAGCATATCCAAATCCGTTTAATCCTTCAACTTGTATCAAGTATGAATTACCAAGTGATAGTAAAATCAGTCTAAAGATTTATGATCTTCTCGGACAAGTTATCGCTATTCTCAAAGAAGGTATAGAACAATCAGGTTATAAATCTGTCGAGTGGAATGCAAGTAGCGTAAGCTCGGGAATATATTTCTATAAACTTGAGGCAACGTCTATAACGGACCCGGGCAAATCATTTATGCAAGTGAAGAAAATGATACTTCTAAAGTAG